One Pseudomonas abieticivorans genomic region harbors:
- a CDS encoding uracil-xanthine permease family protein, whose amino-acid sequence MPPESPSSNDLIYGLNDRPKPLPAILAALQHVLASFVGIITPPLIIGSALGLTAHLPYLISMALMVSGVGTFIQARRPFGIGAGMICLQGTSFAFLGAVLSAGFIVKTRGGSPEDIMAMIFGVCFFGALVQIVLSRFIGQLRRVITPLVTGIVITLIGISLIKVGITDLGGGFGAPDFGAPGNLGLGAFVLFVIILLNRSNTPWIRLSAIIIGLIAGCIAAWFSGKLVPQALPDLPLVSLPIPFKFGFSFDWTAFLPVALIYLISTIETVGDLTANCMLSKQPITGPSYINRLKGGVLGDGISCMLAATFSAFPNTTFAQNNGVIQLTGVASRYVGLYIGAILFLLGLVPVIGAVLQQIPKPVLGGATLVMFGSVAAAGVRILAQGPLDRRNMLIIATSFGVGLGVASQPNLLHLLPKLAQNLFDSAITSGGITALVMCLLLPEPKNSSQTTELALENDGLKTRV is encoded by the coding sequence ATGCCACCAGAATCGCCCTCATCCAACGACCTGATCTACGGTTTGAATGATCGACCCAAGCCCCTGCCGGCGATCCTTGCGGCCCTGCAACACGTGCTGGCCAGCTTCGTCGGCATCATCACACCGCCACTGATCATTGGCTCTGCGCTAGGCCTCACTGCCCACCTGCCGTACCTGATCAGCATGGCGCTGATGGTTTCCGGCGTAGGTACTTTCATTCAGGCTCGTCGGCCATTTGGCATCGGCGCCGGGATGATCTGCCTGCAGGGCACCAGCTTCGCCTTCCTGGGCGCGGTGTTATCGGCCGGTTTTATCGTCAAGACCCGCGGTGGCAGCCCGGAAGACATCATGGCGATGATCTTTGGCGTGTGTTTTTTCGGCGCGCTGGTGCAGATCGTGCTGAGCCGCTTCATTGGCCAACTGCGTCGGGTGATCACCCCGCTGGTGACCGGCATCGTCATCACCCTGATCGGCATCAGCCTGATCAAGGTGGGCATCACCGACCTTGGCGGCGGCTTCGGTGCCCCGGACTTCGGCGCACCGGGCAACCTGGGCCTGGGCGCGTTTGTGCTGTTCGTGATCATTTTGCTGAACCGCTCGAACACCCCATGGATTCGCCTTTCAGCGATCATCATCGGCTTGATCGCAGGCTGCATCGCCGCCTGGTTCAGCGGCAAGCTGGTGCCACAAGCGCTCCCCGACCTGCCCCTGGTCAGCCTGCCGATCCCGTTCAAGTTCGGCTTCAGTTTTGACTGGACCGCCTTCTTGCCCGTGGCCCTGATCTACCTGATCAGCACCATCGAAACCGTAGGTGACCTGACCGCCAACTGCATGCTGTCCAAGCAGCCCATCACTGGCCCCAGCTACATCAACCGCCTCAAAGGCGGCGTGCTGGGCGACGGCATCAGCTGCATGCTGGCCGCAACCTTCAGCGCATTTCCCAACACCACCTTTGCGCAGAATAACGGCGTTATCCAACTGACCGGCGTGGCCAGCCGCTACGTGGGCCTGTACATCGGCGCGATCCTGTTCCTGCTGGGCCTGGTGCCAGTGATCGGCGCGGTGCTGCAGCAAATTCCGAAACCGGTACTGGGTGGCGCCACCCTGGTGATGTTCGGCAGTGTCGCCGCCGCCGGCGTGCGCATCCTGGCCCAAGGCCCGCTGGACCGGCGCAACATGCTGATCATCGCCACCTCGTTCGGCGTCGGCCTGGGCGTAGCGTCGCAACCCAACCTGTTGCACCTGCTGCCCAAGCTTGCACAGAACCTGTTCGACTCGGCCATCACCAGCGGCGGCATCACCGCATTGGTCATGTGCCTGCTACTGCCTGAGCCAAAAAACAGCTCGCAAACCACCGAGCTTGCGCTGGAAAACGACGGACTTAAAACTCGCGTTTGA
- a CDS encoding TetR/AcrR family transcriptional regulator: protein MTLEVPAHSAHHAGKPASRIRQKNEETIIQAAEDEFARHGFKGTSMNTIALNAGLPKANLHYYFTNKLGLYIAVLSNILELWDSTFNNLTAEDDPAQALTKYIRAKMEFSRRHPQASRIFAMEIISGGECLNEYFSQDYRAWFAGRAGVFQAWIDAGKMDPVDPVHLIFLLWGSTQHYADFSTQICRVTGRTRLTKQDFEEASDQLTRIILKGCGLTPVH, encoded by the coding sequence ATGACACTCGAAGTCCCTGCGCACAGCGCCCATCATGCTGGCAAACCAGCCAGTCGCATTCGCCAGAAAAACGAAGAAACGATAATCCAGGCCGCCGAAGACGAGTTCGCCCGCCACGGTTTCAAAGGCACCAGCATGAACACTATCGCGCTGAATGCCGGGCTGCCCAAGGCCAACCTGCATTACTACTTCACCAACAAGCTGGGCCTGTACATCGCAGTATTGAGCAACATCCTGGAGCTTTGGGACAGCACCTTCAACAACCTCACTGCCGAAGACGACCCAGCCCAGGCGCTGACCAAATACATCCGCGCAAAAATGGAATTCTCCCGCCGCCACCCCCAGGCGTCGCGGATTTTCGCCATGGAGATCATCAGCGGTGGCGAGTGCCTGAATGAATATTTCAGCCAGGACTACCGCGCCTGGTTCGCCGGCCGTGCGGGCGTGTTCCAGGCCTGGATCGACGCCGGCAAGATGGACCCGGTAGACCCCGTGCACTTGATCTTCCTGTTGTGGGGCAGCACCCAGCACTACGCCGACTTCTCTACCCAGATTTGCCGCGTGACCGGCCGCACGCGCCTGACCAAACAGGACTTTGAAGAAGCCAGCGATCAATTGACCCGTATAATCCTCAAAGGCTGCGGCCTCACACCCGTCCACTGA
- a CDS encoding IMPACT family protein: MPFTLLGPCQLREEIRKSRFITLAAPIESVADAQAFLDQYSDLNATHNCWAWKLGGQYRSNDDGEPGGTAGRPILAAIEAQDCDQVVVLVIRWYGGIQLGTGGLARAYGGGANKCLQQAQKRELISRVPLKCACSFSELALVKLRIAEAEGVVLNEDFTANGVDLQLALGRERIETVQRQLADLSRGRILLEE, from the coding sequence ATGCCTTTTACCCTGTTGGGACCCTGCCAATTGCGCGAGGAAATTCGCAAGAGCCGCTTCATTACCCTGGCCGCGCCGATTGAGTCAGTGGCCGATGCCCAGGCGTTTCTCGACCAATACAGCGACCTGAACGCCACGCATAACTGCTGGGCCTGGAAGCTGGGTGGCCAGTACCGCAGCAACGACGATGGGGAACCTGGCGGCACGGCCGGGCGACCGATACTGGCAGCGATAGAAGCCCAGGATTGCGACCAGGTGGTGGTGTTGGTGATCCGCTGGTACGGCGGCATCCAATTAGGCACCGGCGGTTTGGCCCGGGCCTACGGCGGTGGCGCCAACAAATGCCTGCAACAGGCGCAAAAGCGTGAGCTGATCAGCCGGGTGCCATTGAAATGCGCGTGCAGTTTCAGTGAGCTCGCGCTGGTCAAATTGCGCATTGCCGAGGCTGAGGGCGTGGTACTGAACGAAGACTTCACGGCTAACGGCGTGGACCTGCAACTGGCCCTGGGCCGTGAGCGGATCGAAACGGTGCAGCGCCAACTGGCCGACCTGAGCCGCGGCCGTATTCTCCTGGAAGAATAA
- a CDS encoding ABC transporter ATP-binding protein: MSNPATPSRLQLRAISKRYPGCLANDGIDLHIAAGEIHALLGENGAGKSTLMKIIYGVTQADSGDIVWQGQKVNMRNPAQARQLGIGMVFQHFSLFETLTVAQNIALAMGAGQSPKQLEPKIREVSARYGMSLEPQRLVHSLSIGERQRVEIIRCLMQDIRLLILDEPTSVLTPLEADDLFVTLRRLASEGCSILFISHKLGEVRALCHSATVLRGGRVSGHCVPAQCSDLELARLMVGDAEGLSAHYPKAAGGADFLQVAKLSWPNPDPFGCSLAEVDLSVRSGEIVGIAGVAGNGQDELLALLSGEQTLAYPQRETLRFAGQAVGHLRPDARRSLGLAFVPAERLGHGAVPELSLADNALLTAFQQGLVSNGMIQRGKVLQLADEIIRRFGVKTPDAQAPARSLSGGNLQKFILGREILQQPRLLVAAHPTWGVDVGAAATIHRALIALRDAGAAILVISEDLDELFQISDRLGALCGGRLSALKATADTTQVELGGWMAGRFEHAPTPHTAAALA; this comes from the coding sequence ATGTCAAACCCTGCGACCCCTTCGCGCCTGCAACTGCGGGCCATCAGCAAGCGCTACCCCGGCTGCCTGGCCAACGACGGCATCGACCTGCACATCGCTGCAGGTGAGATTCACGCCCTGCTTGGCGAGAACGGCGCTGGCAAAAGTACCCTGATGAAGATCATCTACGGTGTTACCCAGGCCGATAGCGGCGACATTGTCTGGCAAGGCCAGAAGGTCAACATGCGCAACCCGGCCCAAGCCCGCCAACTGGGGATCGGCATGGTGTTCCAGCACTTCTCACTGTTTGAAACCCTGACCGTGGCGCAGAACATCGCCCTGGCCATGGGCGCAGGTCAAAGCCCCAAGCAACTGGAACCGAAGATCCGCGAGGTGTCCGCCCGCTACGGCATGAGCCTGGAACCGCAACGGCTGGTGCACAGCCTGTCGATCGGCGAGCGCCAACGCGTGGAGATCATCCGCTGCCTGATGCAGGACATTCGCCTGCTGATCCTCGATGAACCTACCTCGGTACTCACGCCGCTGGAGGCCGATGACCTGTTCGTGACCTTGCGCCGGCTGGCCAGTGAAGGCTGCAGCATTCTGTTTATCAGCCACAAGCTGGGCGAAGTTCGCGCCCTGTGCCACAGCGCCACCGTGCTGCGCGGCGGGCGCGTGTCCGGGCATTGCGTCCCGGCGCAGTGCTCGGACCTTGAGCTGGCGCGGTTGATGGTGGGTGACGCCGAAGGCCTCAGCGCCCATTACCCTAAAGCCGCAGGTGGCGCGGATTTCCTGCAGGTGGCGAAACTCTCCTGGCCTAACCCCGATCCTTTCGGCTGCTCGCTTGCCGAAGTCGACCTTAGCGTACGCAGCGGCGAAATAGTCGGCATTGCCGGTGTTGCCGGTAACGGCCAGGACGAACTGCTAGCACTGCTCAGTGGCGAACAAACCTTGGCTTATCCACAGCGCGAAACCCTGCGTTTTGCAGGCCAAGCCGTCGGCCACCTGCGCCCCGATGCGCGTCGCAGCCTGGGCCTGGCCTTCGTGCCGGCCGAACGCTTGGGCCACGGCGCCGTGCCGGAGTTGAGTTTGGCCGACAATGCCCTGCTCACGGCCTTCCAGCAGGGTTTGGTCAGCAACGGCATGATCCAGCGTGGGAAAGTGCTGCAACTGGCTGATGAAATCATTCGCCGCTTCGGCGTCAAAACCCCGGACGCCCAGGCCCCTGCCCGCAGCCTGTCGGGCGGCAACCTGCAAAAATTCATTCTTGGCCGTGAAATCCTCCAGCAGCCCCGCCTGCTGGTCGCCGCCCATCCGACCTGGGGGGTGGACGTGGGCGCCGCTGCCACTATCCACCGAGCGTTGATTGCCTTGCGCGACGCCGGCGCGGCGATCCTGGTGATTTCCGAAGACCTGGACGAACTGTTCCAGATCAGCGATCGCCTGGGCGCCTTGTGTGGCGGGCGGCTCAGCGCCTTGAAAGCGACCGCCGACACCACCCAGGTCGAATTGGGCGGCTGGATGGCCGGCCGCTTTGAACATGCCCCTACACCTCACACCGCCGCCGCCCTGGCTTGA
- a CDS encoding ABC transporter permease gives MDIDLLSNILFAMVRCGTPLLLVALGELICEKSGVLNLGQEGMMLFGAVIGFIVAFSTGNLWLGVLLAMLAGMLLSSLFALVALVFNANQVATGLALTIFGVGLSTFVGAAWVGKPLTGFEPIAVPVLSNIPLIGRMLFAQDWLVYLSFVLFGGVAWVILKSRVGLIIQAVGENPDAASAMGLPVITVRTLAVLFGGAMAGLAGAYLSLAYTPMWAENMSAGRGWIALALVVFASWRVWRLLLGAWLFGLTSILHLVAQGIGWSMPSSLLAMLPYVATIVVLVLLSRDGLRTRLFAPVSLGQPWKPGH, from the coding sequence ATGGATATCGACCTGCTGAGCAATATTCTGTTTGCCATGGTGCGCTGCGGCACACCGTTGCTGCTGGTGGCCTTGGGCGAACTGATCTGTGAAAAGAGCGGTGTGCTCAACCTGGGCCAGGAAGGCATGATGCTGTTCGGTGCGGTGATCGGCTTCATCGTCGCCTTCAGCACCGGCAACCTTTGGCTGGGCGTGTTGCTGGCGATGCTGGCCGGCATGCTGCTGTCCTCATTGTTTGCCCTGGTGGCGCTGGTGTTCAACGCCAACCAGGTGGCCACCGGCCTTGCCCTGACCATTTTTGGCGTGGGCTTGTCGACCTTCGTCGGCGCGGCCTGGGTGGGCAAACCACTGACCGGTTTCGAGCCGATCGCGGTGCCGGTGCTGAGCAACATCCCGTTGATCGGCCGCATGCTGTTTGCCCAGGATTGGCTGGTGTACCTGTCTTTCGTACTGTTCGGCGGCGTGGCCTGGGTGATTCTGAAAAGCCGCGTGGGCCTGATCATCCAGGCCGTCGGCGAAAACCCCGATGCGGCCAGCGCCATGGGCCTGCCAGTCATCACCGTGCGCACCCTGGCGGTGCTGTTCGGCGGCGCCATGGCGGGTCTGGCCGGGGCGTACCTGTCGCTGGCCTACACGCCGATGTGGGCCGAGAACATGAGCGCTGGCCGCGGCTGGATCGCCCTGGCCCTGGTGGTGTTCGCCAGCTGGCGGGTATGGCGCCTGCTGCTGGGGGCCTGGCTGTTCGGCCTGACCAGCATCCTGCACCTGGTGGCCCAGGGCATCGGCTGGTCGATGCCTTCCAGCCTGCTGGCCATGCTGCCGTACGTCGCCACCATCGTGGTGCTGGTGTTGCTGTCGCGCGATGGCTTGCGCACCCGGCTGTTTGCCCCCGTTTCATTGGGGCAACCGTGGAAGCCGGGGCACTGA
- a CDS encoding SDR family oxidoreductase has protein sequence MTAKHALIIGASRGLGLGLVQRLKEDGWDVTATVRDPQKAEALRAVAGVQIAQLDMDDAAQLATLVTQLQGQTFDLLFVNAGVKGPANQSVDLVTQAEIGALFFTNAVAPIRLAREFVGQLNGNGVIAFMSSVLGSVTIPDAPDLTLYKASKAALNSMTSTFVTTLAETKLTVLSLHPGWVKTDMGGEGADIDVQTSTRGLIDQVDAYAGKGGHHFVNYRGEVLPW, from the coding sequence ATGACTGCCAAGCACGCACTGATTATCGGCGCCTCTCGTGGGCTGGGCCTCGGCCTGGTCCAGCGCTTGAAAGAGGATGGCTGGGATGTAACCGCCACCGTGCGCGACCCGCAAAAGGCCGAGGCCTTGCGCGCCGTCGCCGGCGTGCAAATCGCCCAACTGGACATGGATGACGCCGCCCAATTGGCGACCTTGGTCACCCAACTGCAAGGCCAGACTTTCGACCTGCTGTTCGTTAACGCTGGCGTCAAGGGCCCGGCCAACCAGAGCGTCGACCTGGTCACCCAGGCCGAGATCGGCGCGCTGTTCTTCACCAACGCCGTGGCGCCGATCCGCCTGGCCCGGGAGTTCGTCGGGCAGCTCAACGGTAACGGCGTGATCGCCTTCATGAGTTCGGTACTGGGCAGCGTGACCATCCCGGATGCGCCGGACCTAACCCTGTACAAGGCAAGCAAGGCGGCGCTCAACTCCATGACCAGCACCTTCGTGACCACCCTGGCGGAAACCAAACTGACCGTGCTGTCTTTGCACCCAGGTTGGGTGAAGACCGACATGGGCGGCGAAGGGGCTGACATCGACGTGCAAACCAGCACCCGCGGGTTGATCGACCAGGTTGACGCCTATGCCGGCAAGGGTGGCCACCATTTCGTCAACTACCGCGGTGAGGTGCTGCCTTGGTGA
- a CDS encoding 8-oxoguanine deaminase — protein sequence MPATRIWLKNPLAIFTANALDARGGLVIEGGVITEVLAAGQAPAQPCAQVFDAREHVILPGLINTHHHFYQTLTRAWAPVVNQPLFPWLKTLYPVWARLTPEKLALATKVALAELLLSGCTTAADHHYLFPDGLENAIDVQVQTVRELGMRAMLTRGSMSLGEADGGLPPQQTVQQGEVILADSQRLIETYHERGAGAHIQIALAPCSPFSVTPEIMRASADLAVAHDVRLHTHLAETLDEEDFCLQRFGLRTVDYLDSVGWLGPRTWLAHGIHFNPDEIARLGQAGTGICHCPSSNMRLASGICPTLELIEAGAPVGLGVDGSASNDASNMILETRQALYLQRLKYGAQAITPELVLGWATQGSAKLLGRSDIGELAVGKQADLALFKLDELRFSGSHDPISALLLCGADRADRVMIGGQWRVIDGQVEGLDLKGLIADHRQAASQLINA from the coding sequence ATGCCTGCGACCCGTATCTGGTTGAAAAACCCCCTCGCGATCTTTACCGCCAACGCCCTTGATGCCCGAGGCGGCCTGGTGATTGAAGGCGGCGTGATCACCGAAGTATTAGCGGCCGGGCAAGCCCCCGCCCAACCTTGCGCGCAAGTGTTCGATGCCCGTGAACACGTGATCCTGCCCGGCCTGATCAACACCCACCACCACTTCTACCAAACCCTGACCCGCGCCTGGGCGCCGGTGGTCAACCAGCCGCTGTTCCCGTGGCTCAAGACCCTGTACCCGGTCTGGGCCCGCCTGACCCCGGAAAAACTGGCCCTGGCCACCAAGGTCGCGCTGGCAGAATTGCTGCTGTCAGGCTGCACCACCGCGGCCGACCACCACTACCTGTTCCCTGATGGCTTGGAAAACGCCATCGACGTGCAGGTACAAACAGTGCGCGAACTGGGCATGCGCGCCATGCTCACCCGCGGCTCCATGAGCCTGGGCGAAGCCGACGGCGGCCTGCCGCCCCAGCAAACCGTGCAACAGGGTGAAGTGATCCTGGCTGACAGCCAGCGATTGATCGAGACTTACCACGAGCGCGGTGCCGGCGCACACATCCAGATCGCCCTGGCGCCGTGCTCACCGTTCTCGGTCACCCCCGAAATCATGCGGGCCAGCGCAGACCTGGCCGTGGCGCACGACGTGCGCCTGCACACCCACTTGGCCGAGACCCTGGACGAAGAAGATTTCTGCCTGCAGCGCTTCGGCCTGCGCACCGTGGATTACCTGGACAGCGTCGGCTGGTTGGGCCCGCGCACCTGGCTGGCCCATGGCATCCACTTCAACCCCGACGAAATCGCCCGCCTGGGCCAGGCCGGCACCGGCATCTGCCATTGCCCAAGCTCGAACATGCGCCTGGCTTCGGGCATCTGCCCTACCCTGGAGCTGATAGAGGCCGGCGCCCCCGTAGGTTTGGGTGTCGACGGCTCGGCCTCCAACGACGCCTCGAACATGATCCTGGAAACCCGCCAGGCCCTGTACCTGCAACGCCTGAAGTACGGCGCCCAGGCCATCACCCCGGAGCTGGTGCTGGGCTGGGCCACCCAGGGCTCGGCAAAACTGCTGGGGCGCAGCGACATTGGTGAATTGGCGGTGGGCAAGCAGGCCGACCTGGCGCTGTTCAAACTCGACGAACTGCGCTTTTCCGGCAGCCATGACCCAATCAGCGCACTGCTGCTGTGCGGCGCCGACCGGGCCGACCGAGTGATGATCGGTGGCCAGTGGCGCGTAATCGACGGGCAGGTCGAGGGCCTGGACCTCAAAGGCCTGATCGCCGACCACCGCCAGGCCGCCAGCCAGCTCATCAACGCCTGA
- a CDS encoding IS110 family transposase has translation MLSWIGIDVAKASLEIGIKPQGITFTTSNDHEGLAQLETCLGQLEVGRILMEATGGYEKLALRTLQKAGHNAVCINPVRARQFAEAMGKRAKTDKIDALVLADFASKIDDCRSQASTPERDELRELVKQRDRFVQQRDDNKRRLKQANSAVVIANFNQHIKHLRELIKQLDKVIKQATKSVDSDRARQLMSVKGVGPVTVASLLCYLPELGSLDRREIAALVGVAPYNNDSGNRSGPRSIWGGRAKMRRVLYMACWAAILSNPEFKMRYSTLCARGKCSKVAVVACMRVFIVRLNAMVRDGTAWKAQAA, from the coding sequence ATGTTGTCTTGGATTGGGATCGACGTTGCAAAAGCTAGCCTTGAAATTGGAATCAAGCCTCAAGGCATCACTTTCACTACTTCAAACGACCACGAGGGCCTAGCCCAGCTAGAGACTTGTCTTGGCCAACTTGAGGTCGGGCGAATTTTAATGGAGGCGACCGGCGGATACGAAAAGCTGGCTCTGCGCACGCTTCAGAAGGCTGGTCACAACGCCGTTTGTATCAATCCTGTTCGGGCTCGCCAGTTCGCAGAGGCGATGGGCAAAAGAGCTAAAACGGACAAGATTGATGCATTGGTCTTAGCCGACTTCGCATCGAAAATCGACGATTGTCGCAGCCAGGCATCGACTCCGGAGCGCGATGAGCTCAGGGAACTGGTCAAGCAGCGTGATCGGTTCGTCCAGCAGCGTGATGACAATAAGCGTCGGCTCAAGCAAGCCAACTCGGCGGTGGTCATCGCCAATTTCAACCAGCACATTAAGCACTTGCGCGAGTTGATCAAACAGCTGGACAAGGTAATCAAGCAAGCCACGAAAAGCGTGGACTCCGACAGAGCGAGGCAACTGATGTCGGTAAAAGGCGTCGGCCCTGTCACAGTGGCAAGCTTGCTGTGCTACTTGCCAGAGCTTGGCTCACTGGACCGACGTGAGATAGCGGCCCTGGTCGGTGTGGCGCCCTATAACAACGACAGCGGCAACCGCTCTGGGCCGCGAAGTATCTGGGGTGGCCGAGCAAAAATGCGACGAGTTCTATACATGGCGTGCTGGGCTGCCATCCTGAGCAACCCGGAATTCAAAATGCGCTATAGCACGTTATGTGCGCGCGGAAAGTGCTCTAAAGTCGCTGTAGTAGCCTGTATGCGAGTATTTATCGTGAGGCTCAATGCGATGGTCAGGGATGGCACGGCCTGGAAGGCACAAGCGGCATGA
- a CDS encoding calcium:proton antiporter, whose protein sequence is MLNLFKQEKFLLLALIVTALAYPLEPLLLGHGHNVALIAGIVLIAAIVCASVQVAQHAEILAEKVGDPYGTMILTLSAVLVEVVILAIMMSNEASPTLVRDTIYSAVMLDINGILGLAALMGGIKHGEQSYNDDSARIYSVMIMTAMGVSMVVPEFIPQGDWKLYSAFTIGAMLILYTLFLRMQVGPHSYFFSYSYPQKRKSKRPNPDAPPVNLTLSVCTLVFGVAVIGALAEVMSKTLDYGLEGSGAPPVLTAIIVAAISAAPEILTALRAALANRMQSVVNIALGASLSTVILTVPVMEAMALYTGQPFQMAMTPVQTVMIAITLIVSAINLNDGETNAIEGMTHFVLFATFIMLAFLGL, encoded by the coding sequence ATGCTTAACCTGTTCAAGCAAGAAAAATTCCTGCTGCTGGCTCTGATCGTCACGGCACTGGCCTACCCGCTGGAGCCGCTGTTACTGGGCCATGGCCACAACGTGGCCTTGATCGCCGGCATCGTGCTGATCGCGGCCATCGTCTGCGCGTCGGTGCAAGTGGCGCAGCACGCCGAGATACTTGCCGAGAAAGTCGGCGACCCTTACGGCACCATGATCCTGACGTTGTCGGCGGTGTTGGTGGAGGTGGTGATCCTGGCCATCATGATGAGCAACGAGGCCTCGCCTACCCTGGTGCGCGATACCATCTATTCGGCGGTGATGCTCGACATCAACGGTATCCTCGGCCTGGCGGCGCTGATGGGCGGGATCAAGCATGGCGAGCAATCCTACAATGACGACTCGGCGCGCATTTATAGCGTGATGATTATGACCGCCATGGGCGTGTCGATGGTGGTGCCCGAGTTCATCCCGCAAGGCGACTGGAAGCTTTACTCGGCGTTCACCATCGGCGCCATGCTGATTCTGTACACCTTGTTCTTGCGCATGCAGGTGGGGCCGCACAGTTACTTCTTCAGCTACAGCTACCCGCAAAAACGCAAAAGCAAACGGCCGAACCCAGACGCACCGCCGGTCAACCTGACGCTGTCGGTGTGCACGTTGGTATTCGGGGTGGCCGTGATTGGGGCGCTGGCCGAGGTGATGTCCAAAACCCTGGACTATGGCCTGGAGGGCAGTGGCGCACCGCCGGTGCTGACAGCCATCATCGTGGCGGCGATTTCGGCGGCGCCAGAGATTTTGACCGCCTTGCGCGCAGCCTTGGCCAACCGCATGCAATCGGTGGTGAACATCGCCTTGGGTGCGTCGCTGTCCACGGTGATCCTGACGGTGCCGGTGATGGAGGCCATGGCCCTGTACACCGGCCAGCCGTTTCAGATGGCGATGACCCCGGTGCAAACCGTGATGATCGCGATCACGCTGATCGTCAGCGCGATCAACCTCAACGATGGCGAAACCAATGCCATCGAAGGGATGACCCACTTTGTGCTGTTTGCCACGTTCATCATGTTGGCCTTCCTGGGCCTGTAA
- a CDS encoding BMP family ABC transporter substrate-binding protein encodes MQKRPLKKLFGALAIAVGLASSLAASAADPLKVGFVYIGPIGDHGWTYQHEQGRKALVEKMGDKITTSYVENVPEGADAERVIRNMAKDKYDLIFTTSFGYMNPTVKVAKQFPNVIFEHSTGYKQEKNLGTYLARTYEGRYVGGFLAAKMTKTKKVGYVASFPIPEVIRDINAIQLALNKYNPGTEMKVVWVNSWFDPGKEADAANALIDQGADVIFQHTDSPAPIQTAERRGVYAVGYASDMAHFGPKAVLTSIVNNWAPHYIATTQAVLDHTWKSQDFWGGLADGTVELPISDVVPANVKAEAEQIIADIKSGAFHPFTGPIKDQKGDVKIPAGSTATNADLASMNYYVEGLTATIPQ; translated from the coding sequence ATGCAAAAACGCCCGTTGAAGAAACTGTTCGGTGCCTTGGCAATCGCGGTAGGCCTGGCCAGCAGCCTGGCCGCCAGCGCCGCCGACCCGTTGAAAGTCGGTTTCGTGTACATCGGCCCGATCGGTGACCACGGCTGGACCTACCAGCACGAGCAGGGGCGCAAGGCGCTCGTGGAAAAGATGGGCGACAAGATCACCACCAGCTATGTGGAAAACGTGCCGGAAGGCGCTGACGCCGAGCGGGTGATCCGCAACATGGCCAAGGACAAGTACGACCTGATCTTCACCACCTCGTTCGGCTACATGAACCCTACCGTGAAGGTTGCCAAGCAATTCCCCAACGTCATCTTCGAGCACTCCACCGGCTACAAGCAGGAAAAGAACCTGGGTACCTACCTGGCGCGCACCTATGAAGGGCGCTACGTGGGTGGCTTCCTGGCGGCCAAGATGACCAAGACCAAAAAAGTTGGTTACGTGGCCTCCTTCCCGATCCCGGAAGTGATCCGCGACATCAACGCCATCCAGTTGGCCTTGAACAAATACAACCCCGGCACCGAAATGAAAGTGGTGTGGGTGAACTCCTGGTTCGACCCGGGCAAAGAAGCCGATGCCGCCAACGCCCTGATCGACCAGGGCGCCGACGTGATCTTCCAGCACACCGACAGCCCGGCACCGATCCAGACCGCCGAACGCCGTGGCGTGTATGCCGTGGGTTATGCCTCGGACATGGCGCACTTCGGCCCCAAAGCCGTGCTGACCTCCATCGTCAACAACTGGGCCCCGCACTACATCGCCACCACCCAGGCCGTGCTTGACCACACCTGGAAATCCCAAGACTTCTGGGGTGGCCTGGCCGATGGTACGGTCGAACTGCCGATCAGCGACGTAGTGCCGGCTAACGTCAAGGCCGAAGCCGAACAGATCATCGCCGACATCAAGAGCGGTGCCTTCCACCCCTTCACCGGCCCGATCAAGGACCAGAAAGGCGACGTGAAAATCCCGGCCGGCAGCACCGCCACCAACGCCGACCTGGCCTCGATGAACTACTACGTCGAAGGCCTGACCGCGACCATCCCACAATAA